In the genome of Pongo pygmaeus isolate AG05252 chromosome 9, NHGRI_mPonPyg2-v2.0_pri, whole genome shotgun sequence, one region contains:
- the SLC3A2 gene encoding amino acid transporter heavy chain SLC3A2 isoform X3 has protein sequence MELQPPEASIAVVSIPRQLPGSHSEAGVQGLSAGDDSGTMSLDTEVDMKEVELNELEPEKQPMNAASGAAMSLVGAEKNGLVKIKVAEDEAEAAAAAKFTGLSKEELLKVAGSPGWVRTRWALLLLFWLGWIGMLAGAVVIIVRAPRCRELPAQKWWHTGALYRIGDLQGFQGHGAGNLAGLKGRLDYLSSLKVKGLVLGPIHKNQKDDVAQTDLLQIDPNFGSKEDFDSLLQSAKKKSIRVILDLTPNYRGENSWFSTQVDTVATKVKDALEFWLQAGVDGFQVRDIENLKDASSFLAEWQNITKGFSEDRLLIAGTNSSDLQQILSLLESNKDLLLTSSYLSDSGSTGEHTKSLVTQYLNATGNRWCSWSLSQARLLTSFLPAQLLRLYQLMLFTLPGTPVFSYGDEIGLDAAALPGQPVEAPVMLWDESSFPDIPGAVSANMTVKGQSEDPGSLLSLFRRLSDQRSKERSLLHGDFHAFSAGPGLFSYIRHWDQNERFLVVLNFGDVGLSAGLQASDLPASASLPAKADLLLSTQPGREEGSLLELERLKLEPHEGLLLRFPYAA, from the exons GCACCATGAGCCTGGACACCGAGGTGGATATGAAGGAGGTGGAGCTGAATGAGTTAGAACCCGAGAAGCAGCCGATGAACGCGGCGTCTGGGGCGGCCATGTCCCTGGTGGGAGCCGAGAAGAATGGTCTGGTGAAGATCAAGGTGGCGGAAGACGAGGCGGAGGCGGCAGCCGCGGCTAAGTTCACGGGCCTGTCCAAGGAGGAGCTGCTGAAGGTGGCGGGCAGCCCCGGCTGGGTGCGCACCCGCTGGGCACTGCTGCTGCTCTTCTGGCTCGGCTGGATCGGCATGCTGGCGGGTGCCGTGGTCATAATCGTGCGGGCGCCGCGTTGTCGCGAGTTACCCGCGCAGAAGTGGTGGCACACGGGCGCCCTCTACCGCATCGGCGACCTTCAGGGCTTCCAGGGCCACGGCGCCGGCAACCTGGCGG GTCTGAAGGGGCGTCTCGATTACCTGAGCTCTCTGAAGGTGAAGGGCCTTGTGCTGGGCCCAATTCACAAGAACCAGAAGGATGATGTCGCTCAGACCGACTTGCTGCAGATCGACCCCAATTTTGGCTCCAAGGAAGATTTTGACAGTCTCTTGCAATCGGCTAAAAAAAAGA GCATCCGTGTCATTCTGGACCTTACTCCCAACTACCGGGGTGAGAACTCGTGGTTCTCCACTCAGGTTGACACTGTGGCCACCAAGGTGAAG GATGCTCTGGAGTTTTGGTTGCAAGCTGGCGTGGATGGGTTCCAGGTTCGGGACATAGAGAATCTGAAG gatgCATCCTCATTCTTGGCTGAGTGGCAAAACATCACCAAGGGCTTCAGTGAAGACAG GCTCTTGATTGCGGGGACTAACTCCTCCGACCTTCAGCAGATCCTGAGCCTACTCGAATCCAACAAAGACTTGCTGTTGACTAGCTCATACCTGTCTGATTCTGGTTCTACTGGGGAGCATACAAAATCCCTAGTCACACAGTACTTGAATGCCACTGGCAATCGCTGGTGCAGCTGGAGT TTGTCTCAGGCAAGGCTCCTGACTTCCTTCTTGCCGGCTCAACTTCTCCGACTCTACCAGTTGATGCTCTTCACCCTGCCAGGGACCCCTGTTTTCAGCTACGGGGATGAGATTGGCCTGGATGCGGCTGCCCTTCCTGGACAG cCTGTGGAGGCTCCAGTCATGCTGTGGGATGAGTCCAGCTTCCCTGACATCCCAGGGGCTGTAAGTGCCAACATGACTGTGAAG GGCCAGAGTGAAGACCCTGGCTCCCTCCTTTCCTTGTTCCGGCGGCTGAGTGACCAGCGGAGTAAGGAGCGCTCCCTACTGCATGGGGACTTCCATGCGTTCTCTGCTGGGCCTGGACTCTTCTCCTATATCCGCCACTGGGACCAGAATGAGCGTTTTCTGGTAGTGCTTAACTTTGGGGATGTGGGCCTCTCGGCTGGGCTGCAGGCCTCTGACCTGCCTGCCAGCGCCAGCCTGCCAGCCAAGGCTGACCTCCTGCTCAGCACCCAGCCAGGCCGTGAGGAGGGCTCTCTGCTTGAGCTGGAACGCCTGAAACTGGAGCCTCACGAAGGGCTGCTGCTCCGCTTCCCCTATGCGGCCTGA
- the SLC3A2 gene encoding amino acid transporter heavy chain SLC3A2 isoform X2, whose protein sequence is MELQPPEASIAVVSIPRQLPGSHSEAGVQGLSAGDDSELGSHCVAQTGLELLASSDPPPSASQNAEIIGTMSLDTEVDMKEVELNELEPEKQPMNAASGAAMSLVGAEKNGLVKIKVAEDEAEAAAAAKFTGLSKEELLKVAGSPGWVRTRWALLLLFWLGWIGMLAGAVVIIVRAPRCRELPAQKWWHTGALYRIGDLQGFQGHGAGNLAGLKGRLDYLSSLKVKGLVLGPIHKNQKDDVAQTDLLQIDPNFGSKEDFDSLLQSAKKKSIRVILDLTPNYRGENSWFSTQVDTVATKVKDALEFWLQAGVDGFQVRDIENLKDASSFLAEWQNITKGFSEDRLLIAGTNSSDLQQILSLLESNKDLLLTSSYLSDSGSTGEHTKSLVTQYLNATGNRWCSWSLSQARLLTSFLPAQLLRLYQLMLFTLPGTPVFSYGDEIGLDAAALPGQPVEAPVMLWDESSFPDIPGAVSANMTVKGQSEDPGSLLSLFRRLSDQRSKERSLLHGDFHAFSAGPGLFSYIRHWDQNERFLVVLNFGDVGLSAGLQASDLPASASLPAKADLLLSTQPGREEGSLLELERLKLEPHEGLLLRFPYAA, encoded by the exons agttggggtctcactgtgttgcccagactggtctcgaactcttggcctcaagtgatcctcctccctcagcttcccagaaTGCCGAGATTAtag GCACCATGAGCCTGGACACCGAGGTGGATATGAAGGAGGTGGAGCTGAATGAGTTAGAACCCGAGAAGCAGCCGATGAACGCGGCGTCTGGGGCGGCCATGTCCCTGGTGGGAGCCGAGAAGAATGGTCTGGTGAAGATCAAGGTGGCGGAAGACGAGGCGGAGGCGGCAGCCGCGGCTAAGTTCACGGGCCTGTCCAAGGAGGAGCTGCTGAAGGTGGCGGGCAGCCCCGGCTGGGTGCGCACCCGCTGGGCACTGCTGCTGCTCTTCTGGCTCGGCTGGATCGGCATGCTGGCGGGTGCCGTGGTCATAATCGTGCGGGCGCCGCGTTGTCGCGAGTTACCCGCGCAGAAGTGGTGGCACACGGGCGCCCTCTACCGCATCGGCGACCTTCAGGGCTTCCAGGGCCACGGCGCCGGCAACCTGGCGG GTCTGAAGGGGCGTCTCGATTACCTGAGCTCTCTGAAGGTGAAGGGCCTTGTGCTGGGCCCAATTCACAAGAACCAGAAGGATGATGTCGCTCAGACCGACTTGCTGCAGATCGACCCCAATTTTGGCTCCAAGGAAGATTTTGACAGTCTCTTGCAATCGGCTAAAAAAAAGA GCATCCGTGTCATTCTGGACCTTACTCCCAACTACCGGGGTGAGAACTCGTGGTTCTCCACTCAGGTTGACACTGTGGCCACCAAGGTGAAG GATGCTCTGGAGTTTTGGTTGCAAGCTGGCGTGGATGGGTTCCAGGTTCGGGACATAGAGAATCTGAAG gatgCATCCTCATTCTTGGCTGAGTGGCAAAACATCACCAAGGGCTTCAGTGAAGACAG GCTCTTGATTGCGGGGACTAACTCCTCCGACCTTCAGCAGATCCTGAGCCTACTCGAATCCAACAAAGACTTGCTGTTGACTAGCTCATACCTGTCTGATTCTGGTTCTACTGGGGAGCATACAAAATCCCTAGTCACACAGTACTTGAATGCCACTGGCAATCGCTGGTGCAGCTGGAGT TTGTCTCAGGCAAGGCTCCTGACTTCCTTCTTGCCGGCTCAACTTCTCCGACTCTACCAGTTGATGCTCTTCACCCTGCCAGGGACCCCTGTTTTCAGCTACGGGGATGAGATTGGCCTGGATGCGGCTGCCCTTCCTGGACAG cCTGTGGAGGCTCCAGTCATGCTGTGGGATGAGTCCAGCTTCCCTGACATCCCAGGGGCTGTAAGTGCCAACATGACTGTGAAG GGCCAGAGTGAAGACCCTGGCTCCCTCCTTTCCTTGTTCCGGCGGCTGAGTGACCAGCGGAGTAAGGAGCGCTCCCTACTGCATGGGGACTTCCATGCGTTCTCTGCTGGGCCTGGACTCTTCTCCTATATCCGCCACTGGGACCAGAATGAGCGTTTTCTGGTAGTGCTTAACTTTGGGGATGTGGGCCTCTCGGCTGGGCTGCAGGCCTCTGACCTGCCTGCCAGCGCCAGCCTGCCAGCCAAGGCTGACCTCCTGCTCAGCACCCAGCCAGGCCGTGAGGAGGGCTCTCTGCTTGAGCTGGAACGCCTGAAACTGGAGCCTCACGAAGGGCTGCTGCTCCGCTTCCCCTATGCGGCCTGA
- the SLC3A2 gene encoding amino acid transporter heavy chain SLC3A2 isoform X1: MELQPPEASIAVVSIPRQLPGSHSEAGVQGLSAGDDSELGSHCVAQTGLELLASSDPPPSASQNAEIIETGSDCVTQAGLQLLASSDPPASASKNAEVTGTMSLDTEVDMKEVELNELEPEKQPMNAASGAAMSLVGAEKNGLVKIKVAEDEAEAAAAAKFTGLSKEELLKVAGSPGWVRTRWALLLLFWLGWIGMLAGAVVIIVRAPRCRELPAQKWWHTGALYRIGDLQGFQGHGAGNLAGLKGRLDYLSSLKVKGLVLGPIHKNQKDDVAQTDLLQIDPNFGSKEDFDSLLQSAKKKSIRVILDLTPNYRGENSWFSTQVDTVATKVKDALEFWLQAGVDGFQVRDIENLKDASSFLAEWQNITKGFSEDRLLIAGTNSSDLQQILSLLESNKDLLLTSSYLSDSGSTGEHTKSLVTQYLNATGNRWCSWSLSQARLLTSFLPAQLLRLYQLMLFTLPGTPVFSYGDEIGLDAAALPGQPVEAPVMLWDESSFPDIPGAVSANMTVKGQSEDPGSLLSLFRRLSDQRSKERSLLHGDFHAFSAGPGLFSYIRHWDQNERFLVVLNFGDVGLSAGLQASDLPASASLPAKADLLLSTQPGREEGSLLELERLKLEPHEGLLLRFPYAA; this comes from the exons agttggggtctcactgtgttgcccagactggtctcgaactcttggcctcaagtgatcctcctccctcagcttcccagaaTGCCGAGATTAtag agacggggtctgactgtgttacccaggctggtcttcaactcttggcctcaagtgatcctcctgcctcagcttccaagaatgctgaggttacag GCACCATGAGCCTGGACACCGAGGTGGATATGAAGGAGGTGGAGCTGAATGAGTTAGAACCCGAGAAGCAGCCGATGAACGCGGCGTCTGGGGCGGCCATGTCCCTGGTGGGAGCCGAGAAGAATGGTCTGGTGAAGATCAAGGTGGCGGAAGACGAGGCGGAGGCGGCAGCCGCGGCTAAGTTCACGGGCCTGTCCAAGGAGGAGCTGCTGAAGGTGGCGGGCAGCCCCGGCTGGGTGCGCACCCGCTGGGCACTGCTGCTGCTCTTCTGGCTCGGCTGGATCGGCATGCTGGCGGGTGCCGTGGTCATAATCGTGCGGGCGCCGCGTTGTCGCGAGTTACCCGCGCAGAAGTGGTGGCACACGGGCGCCCTCTACCGCATCGGCGACCTTCAGGGCTTCCAGGGCCACGGCGCCGGCAACCTGGCGG GTCTGAAGGGGCGTCTCGATTACCTGAGCTCTCTGAAGGTGAAGGGCCTTGTGCTGGGCCCAATTCACAAGAACCAGAAGGATGATGTCGCTCAGACCGACTTGCTGCAGATCGACCCCAATTTTGGCTCCAAGGAAGATTTTGACAGTCTCTTGCAATCGGCTAAAAAAAAGA GCATCCGTGTCATTCTGGACCTTACTCCCAACTACCGGGGTGAGAACTCGTGGTTCTCCACTCAGGTTGACACTGTGGCCACCAAGGTGAAG GATGCTCTGGAGTTTTGGTTGCAAGCTGGCGTGGATGGGTTCCAGGTTCGGGACATAGAGAATCTGAAG gatgCATCCTCATTCTTGGCTGAGTGGCAAAACATCACCAAGGGCTTCAGTGAAGACAG GCTCTTGATTGCGGGGACTAACTCCTCCGACCTTCAGCAGATCCTGAGCCTACTCGAATCCAACAAAGACTTGCTGTTGACTAGCTCATACCTGTCTGATTCTGGTTCTACTGGGGAGCATACAAAATCCCTAGTCACACAGTACTTGAATGCCACTGGCAATCGCTGGTGCAGCTGGAGT TTGTCTCAGGCAAGGCTCCTGACTTCCTTCTTGCCGGCTCAACTTCTCCGACTCTACCAGTTGATGCTCTTCACCCTGCCAGGGACCCCTGTTTTCAGCTACGGGGATGAGATTGGCCTGGATGCGGCTGCCCTTCCTGGACAG cCTGTGGAGGCTCCAGTCATGCTGTGGGATGAGTCCAGCTTCCCTGACATCCCAGGGGCTGTAAGTGCCAACATGACTGTGAAG GGCCAGAGTGAAGACCCTGGCTCCCTCCTTTCCTTGTTCCGGCGGCTGAGTGACCAGCGGAGTAAGGAGCGCTCCCTACTGCATGGGGACTTCCATGCGTTCTCTGCTGGGCCTGGACTCTTCTCCTATATCCGCCACTGGGACCAGAATGAGCGTTTTCTGGTAGTGCTTAACTTTGGGGATGTGGGCCTCTCGGCTGGGCTGCAGGCCTCTGACCTGCCTGCCAGCGCCAGCCTGCCAGCCAAGGCTGACCTCCTGCTCAGCACCCAGCCAGGCCGTGAGGAGGGCTCTCTGCTTGAGCTGGAACGCCTGAAACTGGAGCCTCACGAAGGGCTGCTGCTCCGCTTCCCCTATGCGGCCTGA
- the SLC3A2 gene encoding amino acid transporter heavy chain SLC3A2 isoform X4 — protein sequence MSLDTEVDMKEVELNELEPEKQPMNAASGAAMSLVGAEKNGLVKIKVAEDEAEAAAAAKFTGLSKEELLKVAGSPGWVRTRWALLLLFWLGWIGMLAGAVVIIVRAPRCRELPAQKWWHTGALYRIGDLQGFQGHGAGNLAGLKGRLDYLSSLKVKGLVLGPIHKNQKDDVAQTDLLQIDPNFGSKEDFDSLLQSAKKKSIRVILDLTPNYRGENSWFSTQVDTVATKVKDALEFWLQAGVDGFQVRDIENLKDASSFLAEWQNITKGFSEDRLLIAGTNSSDLQQILSLLESNKDLLLTSSYLSDSGSTGEHTKSLVTQYLNATGNRWCSWSLSQARLLTSFLPAQLLRLYQLMLFTLPGTPVFSYGDEIGLDAAALPGQPVEAPVMLWDESSFPDIPGAVSANMTVKGQSEDPGSLLSLFRRLSDQRSKERSLLHGDFHAFSAGPGLFSYIRHWDQNERFLVVLNFGDVGLSAGLQASDLPASASLPAKADLLLSTQPGREEGSLLELERLKLEPHEGLLLRFPYAA from the exons ATGAGCCTGGACACCGAGGTGGATATGAAGGAGGTGGAGCTGAATGAGTTAGAACCCGAGAAGCAGCCGATGAACGCGGCGTCTGGGGCGGCCATGTCCCTGGTGGGAGCCGAGAAGAATGGTCTGGTGAAGATCAAGGTGGCGGAAGACGAGGCGGAGGCGGCAGCCGCGGCTAAGTTCACGGGCCTGTCCAAGGAGGAGCTGCTGAAGGTGGCGGGCAGCCCCGGCTGGGTGCGCACCCGCTGGGCACTGCTGCTGCTCTTCTGGCTCGGCTGGATCGGCATGCTGGCGGGTGCCGTGGTCATAATCGTGCGGGCGCCGCGTTGTCGCGAGTTACCCGCGCAGAAGTGGTGGCACACGGGCGCCCTCTACCGCATCGGCGACCTTCAGGGCTTCCAGGGCCACGGCGCCGGCAACCTGGCGG GTCTGAAGGGGCGTCTCGATTACCTGAGCTCTCTGAAGGTGAAGGGCCTTGTGCTGGGCCCAATTCACAAGAACCAGAAGGATGATGTCGCTCAGACCGACTTGCTGCAGATCGACCCCAATTTTGGCTCCAAGGAAGATTTTGACAGTCTCTTGCAATCGGCTAAAAAAAAGA GCATCCGTGTCATTCTGGACCTTACTCCCAACTACCGGGGTGAGAACTCGTGGTTCTCCACTCAGGTTGACACTGTGGCCACCAAGGTGAAG GATGCTCTGGAGTTTTGGTTGCAAGCTGGCGTGGATGGGTTCCAGGTTCGGGACATAGAGAATCTGAAG gatgCATCCTCATTCTTGGCTGAGTGGCAAAACATCACCAAGGGCTTCAGTGAAGACAG GCTCTTGATTGCGGGGACTAACTCCTCCGACCTTCAGCAGATCCTGAGCCTACTCGAATCCAACAAAGACTTGCTGTTGACTAGCTCATACCTGTCTGATTCTGGTTCTACTGGGGAGCATACAAAATCCCTAGTCACACAGTACTTGAATGCCACTGGCAATCGCTGGTGCAGCTGGAGT TTGTCTCAGGCAAGGCTCCTGACTTCCTTCTTGCCGGCTCAACTTCTCCGACTCTACCAGTTGATGCTCTTCACCCTGCCAGGGACCCCTGTTTTCAGCTACGGGGATGAGATTGGCCTGGATGCGGCTGCCCTTCCTGGACAG cCTGTGGAGGCTCCAGTCATGCTGTGGGATGAGTCCAGCTTCCCTGACATCCCAGGGGCTGTAAGTGCCAACATGACTGTGAAG GGCCAGAGTGAAGACCCTGGCTCCCTCCTTTCCTTGTTCCGGCGGCTGAGTGACCAGCGGAGTAAGGAGCGCTCCCTACTGCATGGGGACTTCCATGCGTTCTCTGCTGGGCCTGGACTCTTCTCCTATATCCGCCACTGGGACCAGAATGAGCGTTTTCTGGTAGTGCTTAACTTTGGGGATGTGGGCCTCTCGGCTGGGCTGCAGGCCTCTGACCTGCCTGCCAGCGCCAGCCTGCCAGCCAAGGCTGACCTCCTGCTCAGCACCCAGCCAGGCCGTGAGGAGGGCTCTCTGCTTGAGCTGGAACGCCTGAAACTGGAGCCTCACGAAGGGCTGCTGCTCCGCTTCCCCTATGCGGCCTGA